In one Oryza glaberrima chromosome 2, OglaRS2, whole genome shotgun sequence genomic region, the following are encoded:
- the LOC127762806 gene encoding sucrose:sucrose 1-fructosyltransferase-like, which translates to METRDDVADASALPYSYSPLPAGDAASADLAAARRSRRRPLCVALFLASAAVILAVSVLSGVRLAGRPATTTMVVPGVVEMEMASRGPEFGVSEKTSGAEEMVRLMGGAAGGEAFPWSNAMLQWQRTGFHFQPERNWMNDPNGPVYYKGWYHLFYQYNPDGAVWGNKIAWGHAVSRDLVHWRHLPLAMVPDQWYDVNGVWTGSATTLPDGRLAMLYTGSTNASVQVQCLAVPSDPDDPLLTNWTKYHANPVLYPPRTIGDRDFRDPTTAWRDPSDGDWRIVIGSKDEHHAGIAVVYRTADFVTYDLLPGLLHRVEATGMWECIDFYPVAGGEGVDMTEAMYARNKGVVHVMKASMDDDRHDYYALGRYDPARNAWTPLDAAADVGIGLRYDWGKFYASKTFYDPAKRRRVLWGWVGETDSERADVAKGWSSLQSIPRTVELDTKTGSNLLQWPVEEVETLRTNSTDFGGITVDYASVFPLNLHRATQLDILAEFQLDPLAVDAVLEADVGYNCSTSGGAAGRGALGPFGLLVLADKRHRGDGEQTAVYFYVAKGSDGGVTTHFCQDESRSSHADDIVKRVVGNVVPVLDGETFSLRVLVDHSIVESFAQGGRSTATSRVYPTEAIYANAGVFLFNNATSARVTAKKLVVHEMDSSYNQAYMA; encoded by the exons ATGGAGACCCGGGACGACGTCGCCGACGCCTCGGCGCTTCCCTACTCCTACTCGCCGCTCCCCGCCGgggacgccgcctccgccgacctcgccgccgcccgccgttcCCGGAGGCGCCCGCTATGCGTCGCCCTgttcctcgcctccgccgcggtgATCCTCGCCGTGTCGGTCCTCTCCGGCGTCAGGCTCGCCGGGCgccccgcgacgacgacgatggtcgTCCCGGgggtggtggagatggagatggcgaGCAGGGGGCCGGAGTTCGGCGTGTCGGAGAAGACGTCGGgggcggaggagatggtgaggctgatgggcggcgcggcgggtggGGAGGCGTTCCCGTGGAGCAACGCGATGCTGCAATGGCAGCGCACAGGATTCCATTTCCAGCCCGAGAGGAACTGGATGAACGATCCCAACG GTCCGGTGTACTACAAGGGTTGGTACCACCTGTTCTACCAGTACAACCCGGATGGGGCGGTGTGGGGCAACAAGATCGCGTGGGGGCACGCGGTGTCCCGCGACCTCGTCCACTGGCGCCACCTCCCCCTCGCCATGGTTCCCGACCAGTGGTACGACGTCAACGGCGTCTGGACCGGCtccgccaccaccctccccgACGGCCGCCTCGCCATGCTCTACACCGGCTCCACCAACGCCTCCGTCCAGGTCCAGTGCCTCGCCGTCCCCTCCGACCCCGACGACCCCCTCCTCACCAACTGGACCAAGTACCACGCCAACCCCGTCCTCTACCCTCCCCGCACCATCGGCGACCGCGACTTCCGCGACCCCACCACCGCCTGGCGCGACCCCTCCGACGGCGACTGGCGGATCGTCATCGGCTCCAAGGACGAGCACCACGCCGGCATCGCCGTCGTCTACCGCACCGCCGACTTCGTCACCTACGACCTCCTcccgggcctcctccaccgcgtcgAGGCCACGGGGATGTGGGAGTGCATCGACTTCTacccggtggccggcggcgagggggtggacATGACGGAGGCGATGTACGCGAGGAACAAGGGGGTGGTGCACGTGATGAAGGCGAGCATGGACGACGACCGCCATGACTACTACGCGCTGGGGAGGTACGACCCGGCGAGGAACGCGTGGACGCcgctggacgccgccgccgacgtcggcaTCGGCCTCCGCTACGACTGGGGCAAGTTCTATGCCTCCAAGACCTTCTACGATCcggccaagcgccgccgcgtcctctgGGGTTGGGTCGGCGAGACCGACTCCGagcgcgccgacgtcgccaagGGTTGGTCTTCCCTCCAG TCGATTCCTCGGACGGTGGAGCTGGACACCAAGACGGGGAGCAACCTGCTGCAATGGCCGGTGGAGGAGGTAGAGACGCTGCGCACCAACTCCACCGACTTCGGCGGCATCACCGTCGACTACGCCTCCGTCTTCCCGCTCAACCTCCACCGCGCCACGCAGCTCGACATCCTCGCCGAGTTCCAGCTCGACccgctcgccgtcgacgccgtcctcgAGGCCGACGTCGGCTACAACTGCAgcaccagcggcggcgcggccggccgggGCGCCCTGGGCCCCTTCGGGCTGCTGGTGCTCGCCGACAAGCGCCACCGCGGGGATGGGGAGCAGACAGCCGTGTACTTCTACGTGGCCaaggggagcgacggcggcgtcacGACGCACTTCTGCCAGGACGAGTCGAGGTCGTCGCACGCCGACGACATCGTCAAGAGGGTCGTCGGCAACGTCGTCCCGGTGCTCGACGGCGAGACCTTCTCCCTCCGGGTGCTCGTCGATCACTCCATCGTCGAGAGCTTCGCGCAGGGGGGGAGGTCCACGGCGACGTCGCGGGTGTACCCCACGGAGGCCATCTACGCCAACGCCGGCGTCTTCCTCTTCAACAACGCCACCAGCGCGCGCGTCACGGCCAAGAAGCTCGTCGTCCACGAGATGGACTCCTCCTACAACCAAGCCTACATGGCCTAg
- the LOC127762805 gene encoding putative pentatricopeptide repeat-containing protein At1g68930, producing MTHAAHALCNRYAAILSSAAGDGGRTGVRVAGAVHCLILKTFLQAPPTFLLNHLLTAYAKSGRLARARRVFDEMPDPNLFTRNALLSALAHSRLVPDMERLFASMPERDAVSYNALITGFSSTGSPARSVQLYRALLREESVRPTRITLSAMIMVASALSDRALGHSVHCQVLRLGFGAYAFVGSPLVDMYAKMGLIRDARRVFQEMEAKTVVMYNTLITGLLRCKMIEDAKGLFQLMVDRDSITWTTMVTGLTQNGLQLEALDVFRRMRAEGVGIDQYTFGSILTACGALAALEEGKQIHAYITRTWYEDNVFVGSALVDMYSKCRSIRLAEAVFRRMTCRNIISWTAMIVGYGQNACSEEAVRAFSEMQMDGIKPDDFTLGSVISSCANLASLEEGAQFHCLALVSGLMRYITVSNALVTLYGKCGSIEDAHRLFDEMSFHDQVSWTALVTGYAQFGKAKETIDLFEKMLANGLKPDGVTFIGVLSACSRAGLVEKGCDYFDSMQKDHGIVPIDDHYTCMIDLYSRSGRFKEAEEFIKQMPHSPDAFGWATLLSSCRLRGNMEIGKWAAENLLETDPQNPASYVLLCSMHAAKGQWTEVAHLRRGMRDRQVKKEPGCSWIKYKNKVHIFSADDQSHPFSSRIYEKLEWLNSKMAEEGYKPDVSSVLHDVADADKVHMISHHSEKLAIAFGLIFVPQEMPIRIVKNLRVCVDCHNATKFISKITGRDILVRDAVRFHKFSDGTCSCGDFW from the coding sequence ATGACCCACGCCGCCCACGCGCTATGCAACCGCTACGCCGccatcctctcctccgccgctggcgacggcggccggaccGGGGTTCGCGTGGCCGGCGCTGTGCACTGCCTCATTCTCAAGACGTTTCTCCAGGCTCCCCCAACCTTCCTCCTCAACCACCTCCTCACCGCCTACGCCAAGTCCGGCCGCCTCGCCCGAGCCCGCCgcgtgttcgacgaaatgcccgACCCCAACCTCTTTACCCGCAACGCCCTCCTCTCGGCGCTCGCCCACTCAAGGCTCGTCCCGGACATGGAGCGCCTCTTCGCCTCGATGCCCGAGCGGGACGCCGTGTCCTACAACGCGCTCATCACCGGCTTCTCCAGCACCGGCTCTCCTGCCCGGTCGGTCCAGCTGTACCGCGCGCTGCTCCGGGAGGAGAGCGTCAGGCCAACCCGGATTACTCTGTCGGCGATGATCATGGTCGCTTCGGCTCTCTCCGACCGCGCGCTTGGCCACTCGGTGCATTGCCAGGTACTGCGGCTTGGGTTCGGGGCATATGCTTTCGTTGGGAGCCCGTTGGTCGATATGTATGCCAAGATGGGCCTCATTAGGGATGCCAGGCGGGTGTTTCAAGAAATGGAGGCCAAGACTGTGGTCATGTACAATACCTTGATCACAGGGCTGCTCCGCTGCAAGATGATCGAGGATGCAAAGGGTTTGTTTCAGCTGATGGTGGACAGGGATTCCATTACTTGGACTACGATGGTTACAGGACTGACTCAGAACGGTTTGCAGTTGGAGGCTCTTGATGTTTTCAGGAGAATGAGGGCAGAGGGTGTTGGCATTGATCAGTACACTTTCGGAAGCATTCTTACAGCCTGCGGTGCCCTTGCTGCCTTGGAAGAAGGGAAGCAGATACATGCCTACATAACTCGGACTTGGTATGAAGATAATGTCTTTGTCGGGAGTGCGCTTGTTGACATGTACTCCAAGTGCAGGAGCATCAGATTGGCAGAGGCTGTTTTCAGGAGGATGACATGCAGAAACATCATATCGTGGACTGCGATGATTGTTGGATATGGACAGAATGCTTGCAGTGAGGAGGCTGTCCGGGCATTCTCAGAGATGCAAATGGATGGCATTAAGCCTGATGATTTCACTCTAGGCAGTGTTATAAGTTCTTGTGCTAATTTAGCAAGTCTGGAAGAGGGTGCACAGTTCCACTGCCTAGCACTTGTCTCAGGGTTGATGCGGTACATTACAGTGTCCAATGCACTAGTTACCTTGTATGGGAAGTGTGGCAGCATTGAGGATGCACACCGCTTATTTGATGAGATGTCCTTCCACGATCAAGTCTCCTGGACTGCTCTTGTGACAGGGTATGCTCAATTTGGGAAGGCAAAAGAAACTATAGATTTGTTTGAGAAGATGTTGGCAAATGGCTTGAAGCCTGATGGGGTAACATTTATCGGTGTCCTTTCTGCTTGTAGCCGTGCAGGACTTGTAGAGAAAGGGTGCGACTACTTTGATTCCATGCAGAAGGACCACGGTATTGTTCCTATAGATGATCACTACACTTGTATGATTGACTTGTACAGTAGATCAGGGAGGTTCAAAGAGGCTGAGGAATTCATAAAGCAGATGCCACACAGTCCTGATGCCTTTGGATGGGCAACATTGCTGAGCTCGTGTAGGCTGCGTGGGAACATGGAGATTGGCAAGTGGGCAGCTGAGAATCTCTTGGAAACTGACCCACAAAACCCTGCCAGCTATGTGTTGTTGTGTAGCATGCATGCTGCTAAAGGTCAATGGACTGAAGTCGCTCATCTTAGACGTGGAATGAGGGACAGGCAGGTGAAGAAGGAACCAGGCTGCAGTTGGATCAAGTACAAGAACAAAGTTCACATATTTTCAGCCGATGACCAATCCCACCCCTTCTCCAGTAGAATATACGAAAAGCTAGAGTGGCTCAACTCAAAGATGGCTGAAGAAGGATACAAGCCTGATGTCAGCTCGGTGCTGCATGATGTGGCAGATGCTGATAAGGTTCACATGATTAGCCATCACAGCGAGAAGCTAGCAATTGCCTTTGGCTTAATCTTTGTTCCACAAGAAATGCCAATTCGGATTGTCAAGAATCTACGGGTATGTGTGGATTGTCACAATGCTACCAAGTTCATTTCTAAGATAACTGGCCGTGATATTCTTGTGAGGGATGCTGTCAGATTTCACAAGTTTAGTGATGGCACGTGCTCGTGCGGAGACTTCTGGTAG